The proteins below come from a single Panicum hallii strain FIL2 chromosome 7, PHallii_v3.1, whole genome shotgun sequence genomic window:
- the LOC112899566 gene encoding beta-hordothionin-like produces MGSKGLKSVIMCVLILGIIFQVEGKSCCKSTLARNCYNICRLRLPRPVCARTCGCKIIKGTKCPPGFPKLNLLPNSGEPDAIEYCNLGCVSSMCDTMSNAPEFVGEETKIDMERCSDACDRFCNGDSRIASVAA; encoded by the exons ATGGGGAGCAAGGGTCTTAAGAGTGTAATCATGTGTGTGCTGATACTAGGGATAATCTTTCAAGTGGAGGGCAAGAGTTGCTGCAAGAGCACCCTGGCAAGAAACTGCTACAACATATGTCGTCTGAGGCTTCCTCGGCCAGTCTGTGCAAGAACATGTGGCTGTAAAATCATAAAAGGCACTAAATGCCCACCTGGCTTCCCTAAATTGAACCTTCTTCCAAACTCCG GTGAACCAGATGCCATTGAATACTGCAACTTAGGATGTGTGTCTTCTATGTGCGACACTATGAGCAATG CTCCAGAATTTGTTGGCGAAGAGACGAAAATCGACATGGAACGCTGCAGTGATGCATGTGACCGTTTCTGCAACGGGGATAGCCGCATCGCGTCCGTTGCCGCATAA
- the LOC112900257 gene encoding beta-hordothionin-like has translation MGSKGLKSVIMCVLILGIIFQVEGKSCCKSTLARNCYNICRLRLPRPVCARTCGCKIIKGTKCPPGFPKLNLLPNSGEPDAIEYCNLGCVSSMCDTMSNAPEFVGEETKIDMERCSDACDRFCNGDSRIASVAA, from the exons ATGGGGAGCAAGGGTCTTAAGAGTGTAATCATGTGTGTGCTGATACTAGGGATAATCTTTCAAGTGGAGGGCAAGAGTTGCTGCAAGAGCACCCTGGCAAGAAACTGCTACAACATATGTCGTCTGAGGCTTCCTCGGCCAGTCTGTGCAAGAACATGTGGCTGTAAAATCATAAAAGGCACTAAATGCCCACCTGGCTTCCCTAAATTGAACCTTCTTCCAAACTCCG GTGAACCAGATGCCATTGAATACTGCAACTTAGGATGTGTGTCTTCTATGTGCGACACTATGAGCAATG CTCCCGAATTTGTTGGCGAAGAGACGAAAATCGACATGGAACGCTGCAGTGATGCATGTGACCGTTTCTGCAACGGGGATAGCCGCATCGCGTCCGTTGCCGCATAA